A genomic region of Thermogemmatispora onikobensis contains the following coding sequences:
- a CDS encoding YkvA family protein, translating into MQAFRARWQGRIRSLRQEIQTLILAYRDPRLPWYHRLLLLSLLSYALSPIDLIPDFIPIVGHLDDLVILPLGMLLAIKLLPPAILEESRARAAQVQEQPCFRGGIVLVLGIWGLGVLFLCWVLSKLYPAPGH; encoded by the coding sequence ATGCAAGCCTTCAGAGCGCGCTGGCAGGGGCGTATCCGCTCCCTGCGGCAAGAGATTCAGACCCTGATCCTGGCCTATCGTGACCCTCGCCTGCCCTGGTACCATCGCTTGCTGCTGTTGAGTCTCCTGAGCTATGCCTTGAGTCCGATCGACCTGATTCCCGACTTCATTCCTATCGTCGGCCATCTTGATGACCTCGTCATTCTGCCGCTAGGAATGCTGCTGGCCATCAAGCTCCTGCCGCCCGCTATTCTAGAGGAGAGCCGGGCCCGCGCCGCCCAGGTTCAGGAGCAGCCATGCTTTCGAGGGGGAATCGTGCTTGTGCTGGGGATCTGGGGGCTTGGGGTCCTCTTTCTCTGCTGGGTCCTCAGCAAGCTTTATCCCGCGCCCGGCCACTAA